One Aquisediminimonas profunda genomic region harbors:
- a CDS encoding tryptophan halogenase family protein has product MQKVAIVGGGTAGWLSACVLAARHPTLAITLVESPNIPTIGVGEGTWPTMRDTLATIGISEAEFLRECDASFKQGSRFDGWVDGSATDSYLHPFTHPPQGDMRELLAAWQAEAEGTAFAAAMTAQHAICARNLAPRQRTMPDYSGALNYGYHLDAGKFAALLARHATERLGVARIYDDVTGVITGENGDIVALELRSHSRLVGDFFLDCSGQAAILISGELGVDWIDRSDVSFNDRALAVQVPVTLDSPVASQTIATAHEAGWLWDIALPTRRGIGCVYSSRFLADEDSERILLGYLRVNMPGVDVDQLSPRKLSFSTGHRARFWERNCLAVGLSAGFIEPLEASAIVLIELSLTALAENFPASRTTMSIHAARFNELFRYRWDRIVEFLKLHYVLSRRNEPYWQAQRAPETIPVRLSENLALWAEQPPTIWDLPRVNEIFSAASQQYVLYGMKFPAPSQGIMATPAAAARLVDVRERGRALAAALPANRDYFVAASAQAEPRATHGEFASR; this is encoded by the coding sequence GTGCAAAAAGTTGCGATTGTCGGGGGTGGTACGGCAGGTTGGCTATCAGCCTGCGTCCTCGCAGCCAGGCACCCTACACTGGCGATCACCTTGGTCGAATCGCCCAATATCCCAACTATCGGCGTGGGCGAAGGAACCTGGCCGACCATGCGGGACACGTTGGCAACAATAGGGATTTCGGAGGCTGAGTTCCTCCGTGAATGCGATGCTTCATTCAAGCAGGGTTCGCGCTTTGACGGATGGGTCGACGGGTCTGCGACCGACAGCTACCTTCACCCTTTCACCCACCCCCCCCAGGGCGACATGCGCGAGCTCCTTGCTGCCTGGCAGGCAGAAGCAGAAGGCACTGCATTCGCCGCCGCCATGACTGCACAACATGCAATCTGCGCGCGCAATCTCGCGCCACGTCAGCGCACAATGCCCGACTATTCTGGAGCGTTAAATTATGGCTACCATCTGGACGCGGGCAAGTTTGCTGCTCTACTCGCAAGGCATGCTACTGAGCGCCTTGGGGTTGCGCGAATTTATGATGATGTAACTGGGGTAATTACAGGCGAGAACGGCGACATAGTCGCGCTGGAACTTCGAAGCCATTCAAGACTTGTTGGCGATTTCTTCCTCGATTGCTCAGGACAGGCCGCGATCCTTATTAGCGGGGAGTTAGGTGTCGACTGGATAGACCGCTCGGACGTCTCATTCAACGACCGCGCGCTGGCTGTGCAGGTACCGGTGACATTGGATAGCCCGGTGGCCTCCCAGACCATCGCAACAGCGCATGAGGCTGGTTGGCTATGGGACATTGCACTGCCCACGCGCCGCGGCATCGGCTGTGTCTACAGCTCACGTTTTCTGGCGGACGAGGATTCGGAGCGAATCCTGTTGGGCTACCTGCGCGTAAATATGCCTGGGGTCGATGTTGACCAGCTGTCACCACGCAAGCTCTCCTTCTCCACCGGTCATCGCGCCCGATTCTGGGAACGCAATTGCCTGGCGGTTGGGCTTTCAGCAGGCTTCATCGAGCCACTCGAGGCATCGGCAATCGTACTGATTGAATTGTCGCTGACGGCATTGGCGGAAAACTTTCCAGCTAGTCGCACGACCATGAGCATCCATGCCGCGCGCTTCAATGAGCTGTTTCGCTATCGTTGGGACCGGATCGTTGAGTTTCTCAAGCTGCACTACGTGCTCAGCCGGCGCAATGAACCTTATTGGCAGGCGCAGCGTGCACCTGAAACGATACCTGTGCGTCTGTCTGAAAACCTTGCTCTGTGGGCAGAGCAACCTCCCACGATTTGGGACTTGCCCCGCGTCAACGAGATATTTTCCGCAGCCAGCCAACAGTATGTGCTTTATGGCATGAAGTTTCCGGCACCGAGCCAAGGCATAATGGCCACGCCCGCAGCTGCTGCACGTCTGGTCGATGTGCGGGAGAGAGGCCGGGCACTTGCGGCAGCATTGCCGGCGAACCGGGACTATTTCGTCGCTGCTTCCGCGCAAGCCGAGCCAAGGGCGACACATGGAGAATTTGCCAGCCGATGA
- a CDS encoding TonB-dependent receptor gives MSIHIERMATQLMLGASVFAFCSLPSVAFAQEQPAAEKVQDEGEEIIVSGIRASLRDAMEIKREAQGVVDAISAEDIGKFPDTNLAESLQRITGVSIDRQSGEGSTVTVRGFGPEFNLVVVNGRQMPTSTLGDGFSAPSSRSFDFGNLAAEGVAGVEVYKSGRASLPTGGIGSVINIKLPRPLDRPGLKGSIGVKGVYDTSQLYGTDVTPEISGIVSATFADDTIGILVAGSYQKRSGGQAQFTVGNWRPGYTGAENNWGTLAQAGDPRYANIQNRPGPTDVYQVPQNAAYDFYDFTRERINGQAVIQFKPTDTLNMAVDYIFSQNSFDSRQNSIGVWFNHGDTSSSWTNGPAAGANFYSEVFGPGKDLAITGAVGNNRNVNHSIGGNIKWEAPFGLKLELDGHHSTAESKPTSPYGSGIAVGTAIFGVASQRVDFTTDMPVISVTMYPGSEINAGNIRPAGNAFRNAYMKDTIDQVSLHGGFDFDTSFIKTLDFGVGYLDNKVRTAFGVIQNDTWGGTLTAAETPDSLFTSRGLSQDLAGMNGSSTAGIIPNYFLIDTVGLIKLLDSRLGICNRAPGDTCLAPYTTDRHIEEKSITPWIQTFHSFNLGDAEANLRLGLRYEETKVTSTALADVPTGTIWVAQNEISLVSTPGSTTTLKGKYHSWLPAFDFDVSPWDNVKLRASYSHTITRPDYASMQGGITLGQPLRVGAGGSQASAGNPGLLPYKSKNIDLSAEWYYDKSSYVSVGFFSKDVSNFIANNTIQTPLFNLPDPSQGGAATAARQALGAGASFDQIVAWVSANRPADFVAGVGTAGGIVGRSSDPNVIFTYTQPANSNQKARLWGWEFAIQHNFWETGFGAILNYTVVQSDTAFNNTLPWTVTQFAVPGASNSANAVIFYDKNGLQARVAYNWRDKFLSGKDQDPYYIKSYGQFDVSASYEFRKGMTVFVEGINITNADRTGVRRNDRAIFFAAPGYARYSGGVRFTF, from the coding sequence ATGAGCATTCACATCGAGCGCATGGCCACTCAATTGATGCTGGGAGCATCGGTTTTTGCATTTTGCTCATTGCCGAGTGTCGCTTTTGCTCAAGAGCAGCCCGCAGCCGAAAAGGTGCAGGACGAAGGCGAAGAGATCATTGTATCTGGGATCCGCGCCAGCCTTCGCGATGCGATGGAAATCAAGCGCGAAGCGCAAGGTGTGGTGGATGCCATATCGGCCGAAGATATTGGCAAGTTCCCTGATACAAACCTCGCGGAATCGTTGCAGCGTATCACCGGCGTGTCGATCGACCGGCAAAGCGGGGAAGGCTCGACGGTCACCGTTCGCGGTTTCGGTCCTGAATTCAATCTTGTCGTAGTCAATGGCCGGCAGATGCCGACTTCGACGCTCGGTGACGGCTTCTCTGCGCCGTCCTCGCGCAGCTTCGATTTCGGCAACCTTGCTGCTGAAGGTGTGGCCGGGGTCGAGGTTTACAAGTCGGGCCGAGCATCGCTTCCTACTGGCGGCATTGGCTCGGTCATCAACATCAAGCTGCCGCGTCCTCTTGATCGGCCCGGACTGAAGGGCAGTATCGGTGTGAAGGGGGTCTACGACACTTCGCAGCTCTATGGCACCGATGTGACTCCCGAGATTTCGGGTATCGTTAGTGCTACCTTTGCCGATGACACAATCGGTATCCTTGTTGCTGGGTCGTATCAGAAGCGTAGCGGGGGCCAAGCGCAGTTTACAGTGGGCAACTGGCGCCCCGGCTACACGGGCGCCGAAAATAACTGGGGTACTCTCGCACAGGCGGGCGACCCTCGTTATGCCAATATCCAGAACCGCCCCGGGCCGACCGACGTCTATCAGGTCCCCCAGAATGCTGCTTATGACTTTTACGATTTCACGCGCGAGCGCATCAACGGTCAGGCCGTAATTCAGTTCAAGCCGACCGATACGCTCAACATGGCGGTCGACTACATCTTTTCGCAGAATAGCTTTGACAGCCGTCAGAATAGCATTGGTGTGTGGTTCAACCACGGCGACACCTCAAGCAGCTGGACCAACGGTCCCGCTGCGGGCGCAAACTTTTACTCGGAAGTTTTTGGTCCTGGCAAGGATCTCGCTATTACAGGTGCAGTCGGCAACAACCGCAACGTCAACCATTCGATCGGCGGCAATATCAAGTGGGAGGCTCCGTTTGGCCTGAAGCTTGAGCTCGACGGTCATCATTCGACGGCAGAATCCAAGCCGACTTCGCCGTACGGTAGCGGCATCGCGGTCGGAACGGCGATCTTCGGCGTCGCGAGCCAGCGGGTCGATTTTACCACAGATATGCCGGTGATTTCGGTGACGATGTATCCCGGTTCCGAGATCAATGCAGGAAATATCCGCCCTGCCGGCAATGCTTTTCGTAACGCCTACATGAAGGATACGATCGACCAGGTGAGCCTGCACGGCGGGTTTGACTTTGATACATCCTTCATCAAGACGCTCGACTTCGGGGTCGGCTATCTCGACAATAAGGTGCGCACAGCCTTCGGTGTCATCCAGAATGATACCTGGGGTGGCACGCTTACTGCAGCAGAGACGCCCGACTCCCTGTTCACTTCGCGGGGTCTTTCGCAAGATCTGGCCGGGATGAACGGATCAAGCACTGCCGGCATCATTCCCAACTATTTCCTGATCGATACCGTCGGCCTGATCAAACTGCTCGATTCGCGGCTCGGCATCTGTAATCGCGCTCCAGGTGACACCTGCCTTGCGCCTTACACAACGGACCGTCACATCGAAGAAAAGTCTATTACTCCCTGGATACAGACGTTCCATTCATTCAACCTCGGAGACGCCGAGGCCAATCTGCGCCTCGGCCTGCGTTATGAGGAAACTAAGGTGACCTCGACCGCACTTGCCGATGTCCCGACCGGGACAATCTGGGTTGCCCAGAACGAAATCAGTCTGGTCAGCACGCCCGGCAGTACCACCACGCTAAAGGGTAAATACCATAGCTGGCTGCCGGCCTTTGACTTTGATGTGTCGCCTTGGGACAACGTCAAGTTGCGCGCGTCTTACAGCCACACCATTACCCGCCCTGACTATGCCAGCATGCAGGGAGGTATCACTTTGGGCCAGCCGCTGCGGGTCGGGGCCGGTGGCAGTCAGGCCAGCGCGGGCAACCCGGGGCTTCTGCCATACAAATCGAAGAACATCGATCTGTCGGCTGAGTGGTACTATGACAAGTCGAGCTATGTATCTGTCGGCTTCTTCAGCAAAGATGTCAGCAACTTCATCGCCAACAACACCATACAGACGCCGTTGTTCAACTTGCCAGACCCATCACAGGGTGGGGCTGCGACCGCGGCGCGCCAAGCTTTGGGTGCTGGCGCATCATTCGATCAGATTGTAGCTTGGGTTAGCGCCAACCGCCCTGCTGATTTTGTTGCAGGAGTCGGCACGGCTGGAGGTATTGTCGGTCGTTCCAGCGACCCCAACGTGATTTTTACTTATACCCAGCCAGCCAATAGTAATCAGAAGGCGCGGCTATGGGGCTGGGAATTCGCCATCCAGCACAATTTCTGGGAGACCGGTTTCGGTGCAATCCTAAACTACACGGTTGTGCAGAGTGACACCGCTTTCAACAACACCTTGCCGTGGACTGTGACACAATTTGCCGTCCCGGGCGCGAGCAACAGTGCCAATGCGGTGATCTTTTATGACAAGAACGGCTTGCAGGCGCGTGTTGCCTACAACTGGCGTGACAAGTTTCTCTCCGGCAAGGACCAGGACCCGTATTATATCAAGTCCTATGGTCAGTTCGACGTGAGTGCGAGCTATGAATTCCGGAAAGGCATGACCGTTTTCGTGGAAGGGATCAACATTACCAATGCGGACCGCACCGGCGTGCGACGTAATGATCGCGCCATCTTCTTTGCGGCACCAGGTTATGCCCGATACTCGGGGGGAGTTCGGTTTACTTTTTAA
- a CDS encoding haloalkane dehalogenase: MKVLRTPDAAFAGIADFRFAPHYLEITDPDHGAKLRVHYVDEGPRDEPVVLMMHGEPSWCYLYRHMIAPVVAAGFRVVAPDLIGFGKSDKPTKKTDYSYARHVGWMRQWVEALDLERITLVCQDWGSLIGLRLVAEMPDRFACVALSNGGLPEGGKAPLAFAIWRAFSKWSPVFPIGRIVNAGAKRALSEAEIAAYDAPFPDSSYKAGARIFPSLVPFENNVAVRDQKRAWQVLEKWNKPFLCCFSDGDPVTRGGESRFIGRVPGTEGQPHRTLKGGHFIQENDPKGFVQAILEIAGK; encoded by the coding sequence GTGAAAGTCCTGCGCACGCCCGATGCGGCCTTTGCCGGGATCGCCGATTTTCGCTTTGCGCCGCATTATCTGGAAATCACTGATCCGGATCATGGGGCCAAGCTGCGGGTTCATTATGTCGATGAAGGGCCGCGAGATGAGCCCGTTGTGCTGATGATGCATGGGGAGCCAAGCTGGTGCTATCTTTACCGGCACATGATCGCTCCCGTCGTCGCGGCCGGGTTTCGGGTTGTGGCGCCCGACCTGATCGGCTTTGGCAAATCTGACAAGCCGACCAAAAAGACGGACTACAGTTATGCTCGCCACGTTGGCTGGATGCGCCAGTGGGTCGAGGCGCTTGATCTGGAGCGAATAACGCTCGTCTGTCAGGATTGGGGATCGCTTATCGGACTGCGTCTCGTTGCAGAAATGCCTGATCGCTTTGCTTGCGTGGCACTGTCAAATGGCGGTCTGCCTGAGGGCGGCAAGGCGCCGCTCGCCTTTGCAATCTGGCGGGCCTTTTCCAAGTGGAGCCCGGTCTTCCCGATCGGCAGGATCGTCAACGCCGGGGCCAAGCGCGCGCTCAGTGAGGCGGAAATTGCCGCCTATGATGCGCCGTTCCCCGACAGCAGCTACAAGGCAGGGGCACGGATCTTTCCTAGCCTCGTTCCATTTGAGAATAATGTGGCGGTTCGAGACCAGAAGCGCGCTTGGCAGGTTTTGGAGAAATGGAACAAGCCTTTCCTGTGCTGCTTCAGCGATGGCGATCCGGTGACCCGAGGCGGCGAAAGCCGGTTCATCGGACGCGTTCCCGGCACGGAGGGGCAACCACACCGCACGCTCAAGGGCGGCCATTTCATTCAGGAGAATGATCCGAAAGGATTTGTGCAGGCTATTTTGGAGATAGCCGGGAAGTGA
- a CDS encoding SBBP repeat-containing protein, with product MVRCVGLTAALALALASCGGGGTQATPPGPTPTPTPSPSPPPPLTGLTFSTLLDGASGSGYEETRGVALDAQGNIYLVGGTTASDFPTTAGAYDRSFGGGGSAVGLQGASDAFVVKMAPDGHIIWSTFLGGPNYERAYAVRVGTDGSVYVGGRAGPGFPTTAGVVQPNFAGDSTPNAQYGQQDGFVAKLSADGSRLIWSTYVGDAGDAFLRDIDIDAQGRAYLAVVNVSLPITSFITANAWQKTIQDGRDAAYVRLSADATHAEYGTYFGGSPGYQGQSTGVASIRVDPNGGVAVASVDKGLSIATTPGSYQSRNAGGADMVVMKFSSNDQIGFVSYLGGSQNEDIETHVLAIDNVGRIYVTGSTQSVNFPVTANVLQPQFGGRSDTFVSILSADGSRLLASSLFGGSGDEMVQGINVLHRNGSADAVVISGETSSSNLSATAGVPQARLGGGLDGFVAVLSSDLSSLRYFTFLGGSAEDSARDSAISPDGLNIFVGGYTLSGGFPTTSGALDSHLDGTYAAWAAGFRLN from the coding sequence ATGGTCAGATGTGTTGGTTTGACTGCGGCGCTGGCGCTTGCGCTAGCGAGCTGCGGCGGCGGAGGAACGCAAGCTACGCCGCCGGGGCCTACGCCGACACCAACGCCCTCTCCTTCGCCACCACCGCCGCTTACGGGTTTGACGTTTTCCACCTTGCTGGATGGCGCATCGGGCAGCGGATACGAAGAAACGCGTGGCGTTGCACTTGATGCCCAAGGCAATATTTACTTGGTCGGCGGAACAACTGCATCCGATTTTCCGACCACAGCGGGTGCCTATGACCGCTCATTTGGTGGCGGTGGAAGCGCCGTTGGCTTGCAAGGCGCCAGCGATGCATTTGTGGTAAAAATGGCACCCGATGGTCACATCATTTGGTCTACATTTCTGGGCGGGCCAAATTATGAACGCGCCTATGCTGTCCGCGTCGGCACCGACGGTTCTGTCTATGTGGGAGGCAGGGCTGGACCCGGATTTCCAACCACCGCAGGCGTAGTGCAACCCAACTTTGCGGGCGATAGCACGCCAAACGCACAATATGGGCAGCAGGACGGGTTCGTTGCGAAGCTCAGTGCCGATGGCAGTCGTCTGATCTGGTCAACCTATGTTGGCGATGCGGGTGACGCATTTCTGCGCGATATTGACATTGATGCACAAGGCAGGGCCTATCTCGCCGTTGTGAATGTCAGCCTGCCGATAACGTCCTTCATTACAGCCAATGCTTGGCAGAAGACGATTCAGGACGGCCGCGACGCTGCATATGTGCGCTTGAGTGCAGACGCGACGCATGCAGAATACGGAACCTACTTTGGTGGGTCGCCCGGCTACCAGGGACAATCGACAGGGGTCGCATCAATACGTGTCGATCCCAATGGTGGCGTCGCTGTTGCCTCAGTTGACAAGGGTCTCAGCATCGCGACAACACCCGGATCCTATCAATCGCGCAACGCAGGCGGCGCCGACATGGTGGTGATGAAGTTTTCATCCAATGACCAAATCGGCTTTGTGTCTTATCTGGGCGGCTCACAGAACGAGGATATTGAGACCCACGTTCTCGCGATCGACAATGTCGGGCGCATTTATGTTACGGGCTCTACGCAATCGGTCAATTTTCCAGTCACCGCTAACGTCCTGCAGCCGCAGTTCGGTGGACGGTCCGACACTTTCGTCTCTATACTGTCAGCCGATGGATCGCGCCTGCTTGCGTCCAGCTTGTTTGGCGGTAGCGGGGATGAAATGGTCCAGGGCATAAATGTGTTGCACCGCAATGGCTCAGCTGATGCTGTTGTGATCAGCGGAGAAACATCATCGAGCAACTTGTCGGCGACGGCAGGTGTGCCTCAGGCGAGGCTTGGAGGCGGTTTGGATGGTTTCGTTGCAGTCCTATCGTCGGATTTGTCGTCGCTTCGTTATTTCACTTTCCTAGGGGGCTCCGCCGAGGATTCCGCTCGGGATTCGGCGATCTCGCCAGATGGATTGAACATATTTGTTGGTGGCTATACGCTTTCAGGCGGTTTTCCGACAACCAGCGGCGCGCTCGATAGTCATCTTGACGGCACGTATGCGGCATGGGCTGCCGGATTCCGCCTCAACTGA
- a CDS encoding SapC family protein — protein sequence MTKHQILNNSDHLDLRVRTDIGVAYGDNVMACLTVPPEFLQVQGHFPIVFRRDFESDKLSALALFGFENGENLFLEGDRWDARYRPLALAIQPFLIGRSATDGADSQVHVDMGHPRISQSGEGTRVFDENGMPTPYLEAIAEKLGDLDQGYRESTDFFAALERYELLEPFTLEVPLNDGSKHSLVGFQTIDERRLAALEGEALGALHAQGYLLPIFMALASVAQFSELVARKNARVAGG from the coding sequence ATGACAAAGCACCAGATCCTCAACAACTCAGATCACCTTGATCTCAGGGTGCGCACCGACATTGGGGTGGCGTACGGCGATAACGTAATGGCCTGCCTCACCGTGCCTCCAGAGTTTCTTCAGGTTCAGGGCCACTTCCCGATCGTGTTTCGCCGCGATTTCGAAAGCGACAAGCTCTCCGCTCTCGCGCTTTTTGGGTTCGAAAATGGTGAGAACCTCTTCCTTGAGGGAGATCGCTGGGATGCAAGGTATAGGCCTCTGGCACTTGCCATCCAACCCTTTCTTATCGGTCGTTCTGCAACTGATGGCGCTGATTCGCAGGTTCATGTGGATATGGGCCATCCTCGCATTTCGCAGAGTGGTGAAGGTACCCGCGTCTTCGATGAAAATGGCATGCCTACGCCCTATCTCGAAGCTATTGCCGAAAAGCTAGGCGATCTCGATCAAGGTTATCGCGAAAGTACAGATTTCTTTGCGGCGTTAGAGCGCTACGAGTTGCTGGAACCGTTTACTCTTGAAGTGCCGCTGAATGACGGTTCCAAGCATTCGCTCGTCGGCTTCCAAACGATTGACGAACGCCGTCTTGCTGCGCTGGAGGGTGAAGCGCTGGGCGCGCTTCATGCTCAGGGGTATCTGCTGCCGATCTTCATGGCGCTGGCGTCTGTTGCTCAGTTTTCCGAACTGGTTGCGCGCAAGAACGCTCGGGTGGCCGGTGGCTGA